TCAGCTATCTTTTTGTCTACTTCGCTCTTCACCTGGGTGAGCTCCAGCTGGACTCGCAAAATCTTGGACTCCTCGTGTTCCAGGGAGGCCTGCATGGAGACAAGATTGGTCGCAAGTACAAGAGATGGACTAAAATATAGTGTTGCATCTTGTTTTCAATACTCTGGTCACCTCAGCCTCCTCCAGAGATGTCTGGGCCTCCAACTTTTCCTGCTCAGCTTGTTTCTTGGACTTGTCCAGCTCGTGGATGTTTTTTCCCATATCTCCCACCTGCTCTGTGAGATCCACAATCTCCTCTGTAATAAGAATGATGGCCATGCTTCAACTAATGTTTGTTTAACAGGTTTTTGCACAAAATCTGGCAAAATAAGGGGCATAAAGTGAAACCTCAGTAAAACGGACCCCAATATAATGGCTATCAGATCAAACGGactgtcgggactgaacaatgtgtccaaaaattgtttccatttgacacttaaactgccattgacaaattctgttagttccagaattggccgctgttgtttactggcggtGTGGTGCAATagaggcagagaatgggacgtATGTATTCCTGGGTCACAGATatatatgactagatccaaccaTAAGACTTGCCTCCTATGCCTCCGTGGAATGTGGCACATTTCCAGGCCATGCATTTGATGTGGCGGCCATGGTGATGATGAgtctatctattgtctattgtgcacCGAACGCtgcgcagagagagagagagagagcggcatggcggCGGTTTTAACTctgaatacaaaacaagtctctGGAATCTGGAACacgctatttttggtacagtaagaGATTCATGTTGAGCCGTTCGTCTATGGCACAGCTAGCAAagtggtggcccgggggccagatccgccccgcaacatcattttatgtggcccgcgacagcAAATcatgtcgacttcatgtttcttgtgaaaatgtCAACTATATCTTTACatgtataatgttgagatattgcaagcattttatgttaccaatcacctttttgaaataaatgtaataatagttgaacattttttattggcttctgattttaaaactagttatccatcaatttgttgtgtatatgtcattatatgagacaatattttatatggtttcacagtcataacggccctgagtatgagtttgacacccctgatctatgGCAACAGACTTGCAAcaaggaagcacactaattcctcgcagcTTATGACAGTGCCCTCGAGTCGCCTATGATGtctatgtcaacaatgtcaccatcaagcacaccagcatggtaacaaaagtttaaacttttcaaacattttcaagcttttgtatatttatttacattagcTGTACTGttctgggtgttttaggccatgaaaaaatgtacaaaacaataattttgtaccgtacagtaatatgggtggaGAGCATTGTGAGTGGGAGTAACATCAACTACATGGGGAACACCACCAAGCGGGATCAACTGGCTTTGACAAAGACCATCAAAACCACCGTCACCCATCTACAGGACATCTACACCATGCACTGCAAATCAAGATCCAAGATGATTGCCCAGGACCCCAGCTCCCCCAAAAACGAACTCTTTTCCCTGCTGGCATCAAGGAACCAATACAGGCTGCTGATGGCCAACACAGAAAGACTTAGGAGTTTCTTTCGCTAGGCCATGAGGCTGCTGAACAAGGACTAGCTAATAACATATGGGAAGAGATGTCAAGACATTGTTGTAAAGCAGGTGTTGGCGTAAACTTCCTTCTCTGTTTCGAGAAGACCTTTGTCGTTTGACATGGATGATTTCTTTCACACCGCTTTCAAACTGGCTATCATCTCTGTCCAGAATTTGGACAACAATGAGCTGACATGTCTCCAGAAAGATGGTCTAATGGATTAAAGGTTCAACGTCTTCAACCAaaaagaagagtccagttgcctcgattcaaaaTTACCATGATCTGAATGACAGAGAATCTATTCAGACATACGTTGAAGGGTCTTATTTTCTCGCTTGAACGTCTCCAGTTGTTCCATACATTCTTCAAAGGCATTCTTCATCTTAAAGTTCTCAGTGCCAAAAGAGCGCACTTCTTTGAGAGTTGACTCCAGTTCTGTCTGACCTTCCTCATACTTCTGCTTCCAATCAGCTAGAACCTGCAGGAAGATATAGCATGCCTTGATGGTGTGAATCTTGATCAGGTATCAAGGAAAGTCTAAGAAGGAAAACCTTATCAAAGTTCCTCTGCTTCTTGTCCAAGGTGGCAGCGGCAGCATTTGACCTCTCCATGTCCATCATTAGGTCCTCCACTTCTCCTTGCAGTCGCTGTTTTGTCTTCTCCAGAGATGAACACTTGGAGTTGACGGCCTCCACAGCTTCTTCTGCTTCCTGCAGACGCAGAGCCAACTTCTTcctgtcagaaaaaaatacgTATACAGTGAATCCCAGCCTCACAGTTTGCAAATTTGCCTATTCCCTTTTTTCTATGGAACCTGCTCTCAGCTAATGCCCTTAGATGCCACAAGAAGCACTGACTATAGATGAGGCAAAAATTAACTAGTCATGCCTGGAGAGTAAGGCACAAGGATGACGTAGCGTTACAATGTGTCTTTTTGAGGTGGCGTCAGTTACTTGCTGATTTTTGCTATTAACAGCTGGTCTCGGTCCTAACATAATGTCCTTGTAATATAACGCCATGGTAGGTTAGTGCTTCTGATGGTGGTTAGGctagcagagaaggccttgacCAGCAATCAACCActattgattttgtgtttctCACTTGGCTTCCTCCAGCTCCTCATTGCGCTGAATGGCGTCTGTCTCGTATTTGTTTCTCCACTGGGCCACGTCGCTGTTGGCCTTTGAGAGACAGCGATGGAGCTCGGCCTtggcctcctgctcctcctcgtACTGCTCTCTAAGTAGCTCGCAATCGTGTTGTGTGGACTGCAAGCCATGGGCCAGGGCGTTCTTGGCCTTCAGACAAATGATGGTCAGCATAGATCACGTTGCTTTTGTGGTGCGCCTCTGCTCGTCCATGCTCACCTTAACCTCCTCCTCATTTAGTCTTTTCAGCTCCTCAATCTGCTGGAGAAAGCCTTGCTTTCCCCGCGTGAACTGAGACAGGAGTGCTGCTTTCTCCTCCAGCTGGCGAGACATTTCAACTGCAGAGCACAATCAAAAAACGGTCACAAGTAGTAGAGTTGTGTAGCTTAACTGGTCCCATGATTTGAGTCGATTATGattaacatttcaacaattatacattttctataatactatggttttgtttttcatcgTTAAATACAGCATTActtttaattacttttaaattttaaatagatttaatGCAAAATTTGACCACCATATTAAATCACAACAGAATACAGTAAATAGTACAGTCAACTTCAGCATATTTGCAGTTCGGCATCCTTAACAAGTGTTGAAACCAGGCGTTGTACCGAATGGGATACGACCATAAATCCTTGGCTATAAAGTCTCTCAAAGTCTGGgttttttcttccctttgtcTGACTTAGTAGGGATTGTTGACAGACTGACATAAATTCTTGGCTGTGCTGGCTATTCATTTTGTTTGGCCATTGTAGAGCGCAACTCAGGGTGGAAACAACTAACGTGGAATCACCACCGTGAGTTTAAATTGGTGATGTTCCCGACATTAAATTTTTGTATGACAGGCTTTCCACACCCCCTGGGATTGGCTTGTCCAGTTCTTGCTTTCTTGTCTgttcataaaatccaaaatgtgTTGAGGTATGCGCTTTTAAAAAGTTTGGAATGTCCTTAACTTTTAGCTTGCAGCCTACCTCTGACATTCACCTTTGCAACAAATGACGTTAGTTAAATGAGACGGGAGCTATAATGTTCTGGATGAGACACACCCACCATAGACAGACAGACCACAAGAATTCGTATGCCATGGGCCGAAGATCAACAAGCATATCATTTACGTTATGATCAATTAAGGTTTACCACTGTATTGATGCAAAATCATTCATGTCCGCATGCTGATGCATCGATTATATGATTAATTTCAACACCCCTAACAAACACACGTGATGTGAGGCAGACCTGATCAGGTCTTAATTACCGTTTTCTGTCTGTAGTCGAGTGTTTTGGCTGGACACATCGTTCAGTAGCCTCTCCTGCGCCTCCTCTTTGACTTTGACCTCGCTTAGTTGATCTTCAAGCGAGCGGCACATTTTCTCGAGGTTAATCTACGCAGAGAAACACAGTTTATTTTTGGAACACCACAGGAATATCACTGCTTGTGATGGGACTTCACCCTCACCTTGGCTTTGGCCACACTCTCCAGATTGCTGGACAGGTCATCCATCTCCAGTCTTAGCTCACTCTTCTCCTTGTCCACCTTTTGCCGGACCCTCTGGATGTTGTCCAGTTGCTCCCCGAGCTCGGCCACACTGTCTGCGTGCTTCTTGCGCAGGGCGGCGGACGTGGCCTCGTGCTGCAGCGAGCGCTCCTCCAGCTCCCTGCGCAGCTTGAGGAAGTCAACCTCCTGCTTCTTGTTGGCCTCTACCTGAGTGGCAGTGGACGCTCCAGCCTCCTCCAGCCTTTCAGTGATGTCCTCCAGCTCTCGGGACATATCTGACCTCTGCTTCTCCACTTTGGCTCGAGCAGCACGCTCAGCCTCCATTTCCTCCTCCAGCTCTTCAGATCGGGCCTGCAAATGAGAGATTGGATGGAAGCTCATAAACTGAAGTCCTGTAAAGTTCACGTGACCAAATCACTTTACTGAACCGTAACTTCTCACCTGGAgctctttgatttttttatgcAGCTGTGAACCTAGAGCTTGTTCATCCTCCACCTTTGTCTGGAGCTGTGAAGCCTCAAAGTCTTTTCTGTGAGAGGAAGTGGAGATGAATACATCAACATGACTGTGATTTAATTGCAATTAGATTGGAATTAGTTGCCAGACATCATGCCTTAGAAGTTCACTACTCATAAAATGTTAGGAATATTTATCCACTTttgagtggaattttataatGCAAATATACTACAAGTTTTACAGGTGAGCTTAATTTAATGTCCTGTAAACATACTTTCTTAGCTTCTCATCCAGCTGCTGCTTCTCATTTTCCAGATCCATAATAGACTCAAGGGAAAGTTTGAGATCACCCTCCAACTTCCTCTTGGCTCTCTCCTGGTCCATCCGGATctttttctcctgctccagccAACCCTCCAACTACAACATGAACAGCGGTTTCGACAGCAATGTACAATGTCAACTGCTATCAATGTCTGCAATTGAGCGGTGACTCACCTCGTCAACCTGCTGCTCTAACTTGGTTTTGGCCTTGACGAGGATGTTGACCTTCTCCTCCTCTGCCTGCAGGTCGTCCAGTGTCTGGTGATGGGAGTCTTGCAGGGCTTTCTTCTCCTTGGACAGTTTGGTTATGGTATCATCCTGACTCAAGATCTCGTCCGTCAGGTTTTTCACCTTTAACAGATAGTGAGAAGTGATGTTGGATGTTAACATGGTAGGCACCATGCTTGCGTCCTCTCACCTTGTTTTCCACTGCATGTTTCTCCTTCTCTACTTTGGTTAATGTCAGTTCTAGGTCATCGATGTCCCTCTTCAGCTCTGAACACTCATCTTCAAGCTTTCGCTTCTTTGCTGTCAGCTCGGCGTTcagctcctcctcatcctcaagCCTCTCCATCACTTCATGTAGCTTGGCCTCCAGTTGGATCTTGCTCTTGATGAGTCCCTCACAGCGTTCCTCAGCATCTAGCAGGTTGTCCGACTCCTCACATGgtgaaacacacaaggaacatGTATGAAATATACTGACTTTTACCCTCAAGGCTCGAGCGCAAATGGAAAATATATACAATCATAACTTGTTTTCTGTACATTCTTAAATAACTAAGTTATACTTATGTGACTTCCTTAATACTGACTAATGGGTGAATAGACTGTTTTGGTATGTGTGTGGTTGGGGGGATGGAACCCTgattcgaacccccaacctttggactgtgaggtggatggctAACCACTTGCTCACTGTGACGCTTGTCTCCTAGATGTTATTTAAGTAATATTAACTCAATCAGAAGAAGAAGCTGGTGGCAGCTTGATGGCCAACCATGGGCACAACTCACCCATGGATACTTACCGCCTGGACTTGGAGAAGAAGATCGTTTCGTTCTTGTACAACAGAGACCATTTTCTCTTCAATCTCCCTCCGTCTGTTTTCTGACTTGGCTAAATCTTCTTTGAGCTTCGTGAAGTCCACCTTCAGCTGAGCCATTTCCTTCTCAGCCTCTGCGCTCTTGAGCAGTGGTTTGAGTTTAAAGTACAGCTTCATCCATGGCCAGTGTTTGACGTTCATGAAGGAGCGGAAGTTATACTGAATGGTGTAGATGGCCTCCCTGTCAACAACAACATGTTGGCCCCATGACTGGAGATTCTAACAAATGCTTGAGAATGAGATTATACTGTAAGCATAATTACTTCCTGGCCATCATCTTCTGAAACTCCAGCCGAATCAGAAACCCACGACACAGTGCCTGCGTGGACTTCACAACCTGAGCTAAGCGCTCATCCCTCATTTCCTCCAAAGCACCGAGTAGGCCAGCTTTAAAGAACACCTGAAAGTGACATCACTGTCATTCAAGTACCTTTCCAACTCAACACTCTTAATGATGGAAAATGTATACAATCGTAGATTCATTTATGTACATTCTTACATAACTGTACATCTCACATATGTGACTTGATTAATACTGACTAATGATGGATTAAACTGTTGAGTATGTTTATGGTTGGGGGGATAGTTCCCGTTAGATTAAATGATCAAAACAGACAAGACGATCTTTCTGGGAAATTAGACATATGTAGCAAGATAGAGCATAGTTGAAGTAATTTTAACTCTAACACAAACAGACAGAACCTTTGTGTGTCCCAACTTGTACTGCGTGTGGTCCACATCGATGGATCCCAGAAGTTTCTCTGCTGCCTTCTTGTTATCCATGAACTGTCCCTCTGGAACAGCACTGGCATTAAGGATCCTGTATCTGCAAAAGCAATAACAGGTATCCATAGATAATTATGTAAATGCTTCTGTACACTGGTATGCTTGAACACTTAATTTAGTTTACCTCTGCTTGAAGTCTCCATACAGAATCCTGCTCGGAAATCCTTTCCTGCAGATGCGAATGCCTTCCAGCACGCCATTGCAGCGCAGCTGGTGAAGGACAAGGTGGTTCTCCATAGTGCCTGTGCAGCACATTCTTTCAATAGATCAACTAAACCAAGAAACCAACAAGCCTGCCAGGCAACCTTTCTGAATTATAATTGGACAAAGATGGGGATGTCTACCTGGAGTTTTTGTCTCATTCGGAATGAGGCATCTCACAAAGTGCGGATGCGTTGTCCTTAGGTTTGTCATGAGCTTCCCGAGATTCTCCTGCAACAAACAATCACTTATGAGTTACTTTGTCCAAAAAATAACAACTTAGTTAACAAGggattttacatttgatttgaacaGTTGCAACCtgattttccattcatccattttctataccgctcatcctcactaggatcatgggtgagctggagtgtTTCCCTGCTGACTTAGTGTGAGAGGAAGGATAAGGGGTGGTTTCTGATATGGATGATTTGGGCACTTGcccaggtcgccagccaatcacagagcacatacagtatagacaaacaaacattcacactcatgggcaatttagagttttcagttgacctaagaagcatgttttagAATGTGGGGAAAATGCTGGAGAACCCCAAGAAAACTCATGCAAGCATGgcaagcacatacaaacacaagcacaggaaggctggagccaagattcgaaccccaaacctcaggaATGTGAGGTTAGTGGTAACCACTCGTCCACGGTGGTGCCTTGCAACCTGATTTTTAACCTACCCTAAACAAAGCTGACACAGTTTGGAAAGATGCTCCCTTCTTCTTTGACACTTTCTTGACTCCTCCAGCTGGGGCATCTGCATATACGAAGCACGTTGCTACTTATTTATCTCAGATTCTACCATGTTTCAAGACAAAAGGAGAAGAAATGAAATCTTACCATCTGTTCCAGAGAAGGTGACGTATAACATTGCTAGGATCTTGACCGACGACTTCTGGTACAGCTGCACCACAGACTCGTTCAGCGGGTCCTTGTTCTTCTCCAGCCATCCGCTGATGTTGTAGTCCACCATGCCGGCGTAGTGCATCAGCGAGAAGTGAGCTTCTGGCTTACCCTTGACAACTTTAGGCTTTTGGAAGCAGCTGTTCTTGCCCAGATGTTGGTCATAAAGTTTGTTCTTGAAGGACACATCAGTTGACTTTGGGAACATACACTCCTCCTCCAGGATCGAGAAGATACCCATCGGCTgattgacaaaaacacacaacagtagGCATCACAAGTTGACATTCCTTCACATAAAAATGGACCATCTACCTTTTCAATAAGCTCGATGCATGCTGCTAGGTCCATTCCAAAGTCGATGAACTCCCAGTCGATGCCTTCTTTCTTGTACTCTTCTTGCTCCAGCACAAACATGTGGTGGTTGAAGAACTGCTGCAGCTTCTCGTTGGTGAAGTTGATACACAGCTGCTCCATGCTGTTGAACTTTGGAGATTTAAGTGTGAACACGTGGCTCACTCAAATGAAGCCAGCTGACTCAAGAATATTGGATCAAGTATTTATAAAAATCAATTGACCAGACCAATTTCAGAATCTTTTCAAAGAATATGTGGCATGATACTTTCGGGTGGCAGAATGCAGGTGACTAccgctgacctgaactgaaacgATGACAAAAACCTGTTGTGTTTGACGTTGCGCCACCAAAGAAGGATTCCCCAAAACGTACAGagagttttttccatttccttaaaaagaaaatctaaattaaTCCAGTGGAACATGTTGGTGATGAAAATAAGGTAAGTGGACTTTGTAAATTGGTGTACAGAGAAGATCGCAACACTGCCTGGTGGCAGCATCAGAGTAACCACTTGTAACAGGACAGACTGGGAAACAAAACCTCCATCATCGGGTTTAAAGCTGACGTGAGAAGTTGGAAGTGAGTTTGAGTGAGTGCCTATGAATGCCTAGCTTAGAAGATTACAACGCACTGAATTTCAACCacatcttttttaaaacaactcacctgttgaaatgtaaattatgacCGACGTTGGCTCTTCCTTCCAAGCAGTTTACCTTGCGTAGCATCTTATTTACTATTGACTCTTTATTTAAACTACAGAAGAAGACTTGCAGTAACACCCCGCAAGAtgaaaatcatcattcaagctATTTCCCtggttttctgaattgttctgccttggtcaaatgacatgaaaAGGTTTGTTTAGTAGTGGTGCCATAGAAAAATGCTTTGCCTTTTGCCACCCGGATGAACATGTGACGTCATGATGAATTATACTATAGAGTTCTTGGAACAGTCTTCCCTAAAAGTTTGACGCAGATCAGTTGAGAGTTGCACCTGGTAGAGCGTTCACAAGGAACAAAGAACTGATTTGACTGTGGTTGCCTCAAACTGCAAGATAagaatgttttttcaaaatgggATGACCTACATCAAAGATTTCAAATCCGGCAATATCGAGAACGCCAATGAAGTGTTGCCTGGGCTGCTTAGTGTCCAGCTGCTGGTTGATGAGCTGCACCATCCACAGGAACATCTTCTCATACACAGATTTGGCCAATGCGCCTATAGAGTTGTACACCTTCAGTAGGAAAAGAACATTCGCTCAGTTCAGCTGTTAACTGGATTTGTGGGATTGAGGAATTAAATCTATTTTCATTCACAGTAGATATAAACATCTTACATTTAAAATTAGGTGTCATATTTCAGTGCCTTCAGCAAGTCAAACACACCATGCATGAAATTAGGCTACATAGTCTCGTCTCCTTCATCTACTTTTAGGTGAAACGTAGCATGTAGTTAATAGAGACACACTTGCTCATTTCCAGGATGTGCTGACAGATAGTCAGTCGTACCTGCTGCGCATTTTGTCCCTTGGTGACATACTCATTGCCCACCTTCACGCGTGGGTAACAGAGGTTCTTCAGAAGGTCAGCAGAGTTCAGACCCATCAGATAGGCTGCCTTGTCAGCATCTGGAGTTTTGAGGCAAAGTTTCAATCATTTAAGAGGTATGGTGAAATTCATCGGTCACACAAGAGattgaacaaaacaaattctTCAAACTTCTAaacgaccaaaaaaaaaaaaaaaaaaaaacactgaatacCTTGTTTACATTTCCAACATCTTTGAAGCACAATTTTTTGCAATGATGGCGACCAAAACTAAATTACAGAGTAGAATGGCTGTAAGTAACAAAACTTTGGGTGTTACGCTCTCCCCTTTTGTAAACAACCACAGGGCTGatgtaaagtaatattttcatgAGTTTACTCTGATAATCAAtaacatatattttttcttcagtCTCTCTGTGTGGCGCAGTACCGAATTGCCCAAAACCTAATCCTAGGTCGCGGACTAGTGGTTGAGGACCTCTGGTTCAAATACTATCTGTCAATAttatagtttgaagtttgagcGATGTCCTAACCTTCAGTGCCATCTGGTTCTGCCTGTTCCTCTCGCTGTTTCTGCCTGAACTTCATGTTCCCGTAATGCATCACAGCTCCTGTCAGCTTGTAGATAGACATTTTTTCATCTGGGGTGAAGCCCAGAATGTCAAAGGCCTCCTAGAGCACAAACGAGATGAAGAATATTTCTCAGTGAATCCTCTTTCCAAACCACTCATGATCACACTCACATCTGTGGACATCAACTCCTCAGCGTCATCAATACTTTTCACGCTGATCTCGCCATGGCTGATGAAGGCAAAGTCATAAGGGTTGGTGGTGATGAGGAGCAGGTCTGAAGATGAACAGGATGACATGGTTTTTAGAAGTGACATTAAGAGGACATTAAGTGCTGATCTTATTTTACCGATGAGTTCCGGCTTCTTGTTGCAGGTCAGCTGATAGAAGATGTGATAGCTCCTTTCAGCTGCCAGCTGGAATGACACTCTGGACTTCTCCAGCAGATCTTTAAGGAAGGAAAATGAAATGTGGCTTTTGGTTGGATTCATCTCTTTAAGCTCATGAGAACATCTTGGTAAACATACATGTTTCGATATCTGCCGACGCCAGTTTGCCAGTGGCGCCAAAGTGTATTCGGATGAATTTACCCTGAAAGATCCAACTTGATGTAAAGGTGGAATAACATCAACAACCAACTAGTTGCTTCTTcatcaaaaataaaagtgactCACAAAGCGAGAAGAGTTGTCATTCCTCACAGTTTTGGCATTCCCAAAAGCTTCCAGCAGAGGGTTGGCCTGGATGATCTGGTCCTCCAGTGTACCCTATGGACCAGTAAAGTGGTCAACCAGATGTGTGGTTCTCCGCAAAGCATCGAGGACCAACCTTCATTTTGCTGTTGGTGTCCTTCCTCTTGTCCGGAGACACAGCGATGGTGGCAAAGTACTGAATGACCCGCTTCGTGTTCACCGTCTTTCCTGCACCGGATTCTCCACTGGAAACAACGAACGGATTAGCATCTGATGACAtacatacactactcacaaaaggtTTGGGTGTCtgatcctgaaatttcacccgaaagccgaATATCCCAAACAAAGTGTATGTGAAGAAAACAGATTGCCTCTCTGCTTACGTGATGAGGATAGACTGGTTTTCACGATCtggggtagaaaaaaaaaagtcaggtgaCCATATCATCAACAAAAGACCTGAAGGCCTTTGTGGTCCCGACTTACCCGTCAGCATGAACTGGTAGGCGTTATCGGACAGGGCGAAGATGTGAGGAGGAACCTCCATCCTCTTCTTGCCTCGGTAGGCCTGGACCACTTCAGGATTATAGACCGGCAGCCATTTGTAAGGGTTGACGGTCACACAGAAAAGACCAGAGTATGTCTGGTTGAAAAGCAGATTATTCTATGTCATTGATAcccatcttaaggtccatgtgcTAAAATGGCATTTAGAGGTACACAATGTAGTTATGTTGAATTGGCGTGCAGATTATGAAGGGTTCGCTGTCAAAATCTTTCCCTTGACCcagaaagtttgagaaccccgaCTTTGGAGACCTACGTAGATCATCCAGGATGCATAGCGCTCCTTCAGGTTGAAGAGCACGGCCGGCTCGTGGAGGTGAGTCATCATGACCATGTCCTCGATCTTGTCGAACTTGGGGGGATTCATGGGGAACACTTGGTCCTCCTTCACAGTCAACGTCTGTGGACAAAAGTCACACAAGTTGACCATCCGATTGACATCACACAGTAGAAATCAGAGTAATAGtaataactttatttatatagcacctactctggcttcctcccacatttcccaAAAATTCATGTTAGGTTAAATCGAGACATTAAAAATttcccatgggtgtgaatgagagtattattgtttatttttattttttatttttgtttatatgtgcacactgattggctggcaactggtCCATGGTGTACTCGCTtttcccccaaagtcagctcaaCTGGGACCCTAACGCAttaacaacaaatatatatttctttaattTCATATTTCCTTTGGACagttaaaacaacaataaatagttttaaaaagataaaatactgAGCCCTGCCCCGAATAGCAAAACTCTGCCAGTAATTGTCGCCCCCCTAAAAACGGTTTGTAATTgcatatagatgccacaagatgccaataaagcaatacttttttttctaaatgaaacTTCTCCATCACTTCAACCTAGTTCCTTAGCAAGAAGATGCCACCAGATTGCTTCACAGCACCCTAGTTGCTTCATTTTTTCACTGAACTCGTGCAGCTGCATATTTGAAGCATGCTTGTTGTCAAATACTGCCCTGCACTTCCATTATAGTAACCTGGAGGGCTCTTTGGGTCCTCTCTCTCGCCCCCCCtttcctctctgttttcagcacttgtctccaatcagcctcatcactacCGGTATTttagcctgcctgttccaggaaatcctcgccaaagcattgcagcctctcctagcggtaccgtggcccaccgtactcaagtaggccacttaactcctcgttcccttgttaactcctcgttcccttgttaactcttgtgtctcctcgttcccagtgctcccctgtgttcctgacccacgtcattcctgccaccgagccagccgcctgtccacgccgccgcctgccaacacatccaggtaccacctccataacctttgctcaataaactgttcatcattgtACATCTGCcaccgcctgctcttgggtccagctacacCCCACACGTGACACTTGTATCTCATATTTTGGCAACACAAAGCGACTAAGCGCCAGGTCAGGTAACTCAAAAAAACTCGTAAATTGGGGCATGCGCAAGCTGTCGTAACTCAAAACGCTTGTAAAGTGGGACACTCATAAGTCAGCTGGCTCTAGCACAaaaactatctatctatctatctatctatctatctatctatctatctatctatctatctatctatctatctatctatctatctatctatctaactatctatctatctatctatctatctatctatctatctatctatctatc
This Phycodurus eques isolate BA_2022a chromosome 16, UOR_Pequ_1.1, whole genome shotgun sequence DNA region includes the following protein-coding sequences:
- the LOC133415053 gene encoding myosin-1B-like, with protein sequence MSTDGEMAIFGPAAQYLRKSERERTEAQARPFDSKTACFVREEKEVYVKATIQDKADGKINAKTEDDRTLTVKEDQVFPMNPPKFDKIEDMVMMTHLHEPAVLFNLKERYASWMIYTYSGLFCVTVNPYKWLPVYNPEVVQAYRGKKRMEVPPHIFALSDNAYQFMLTDRENQSILITGESGAGKTVNTKRVIQYFATIAVSPDKRKDTNSKMKGTLEDQIIQANPLLEAFGNAKTVRNDNSSRFGKFIRIHFGATGKLASADIETYLLEKSRVSFQLAAERSYHIFYQLTCNKKPELIDLLLITTNPYDFAFISHGEISVKSIDDAEELMSTDEAFDILGFTPDEKMSIYKLTGAVMHYGNMKFRQKQREEQAEPDGTEDADKAAYLMGLNSADLLKNLCYPRVKVGNEYVTKGQNAQQVYNSIGALAKSVYEKMFLWMVQLINQQLDTKQPRQHFIGVLDIAGFEIFDFNSMEQLCINFTNEKLQQFFNHHMFVLEQEEYKKEGIDWEFIDFGMDLAACIELIEKPMGIFSILEEECMFPKSTDVSFKNKLYDQHLGKNSCFQKPKVVKGKPEAHFSLMHYAGMVDYNISGWLEKNKDPLNESVVQLYQKSSVKILAMLYVTFSGTDDAPAGGVKKVSKKKGASFQTVSALFRENLGKLMTNLRTTHPHFVRCLIPNETKTPGTMENHLVLHQLRCNGVLEGIRICRKGFPSRILYGDFKQRYRILNASAVPEGQFMDNKKAAEKLLGSIDVDHTQYKLGHTKVFFKAGLLGALEEMRDERLAQVVKSTQALCRGFLIRLEFQKMMARKEAIYTIQYNFRSFMNVKHWPWMKLYFKLKPLLKSAEAEKEMAQLKVDFTKLKEDLAKSENRRREIEEKMVSVVQERNDLLLQVQAESDNLLDAEERCEGLIKSKIQLEAKLHEVMERLEDEEELNAELTAKKRKLEDECSELKRDIDDLELTLTKVEKEKHAVENKVKNLTDEILSQDDTITKLSKEKKALQDSHHQTLDDLQAEEEKVNILVKAKTKLEQQVDELEGWLEQEKKIRMDQERAKRKLEGDLKLSLESIMDLENEKQQLDEKLRKKDFEASQLQTKVEDEQALGSQLHKKIKELQARSEELEEEMEAERAARAKVEKQRSDMSRELEDITERLEEAGASTATQVEANKKQEVDFLKLRRELEERSLQHEATSAALRKKHADSVAELGEQLDNIQRVRQKVDKEKSELRLEMDDLSSNLESVAKAKINLEKMCRSLEDQLSEVKVKEEAQERLLNDVSSQNTRLQTENVEMSRQLEEKAALLSQFTRGKQGFLQQIEELKRLNEEEVKAKNALAHGLQSTQHDCELLREQYEEEQEAKAELHRCLSKANSDVAQWRNKYETDAIQRNEELEEAKKKLALRLQEAEEAVEAVNSKCSSLEKTKQRLQGEVEDLMMDMERSNAAAATLDKKQRNFDKVLADWKQKYEEGQTELESTLKEVRSFGTENFKMKNAFEECMEQLETFKRENKTLQQEIVDLTEQVGDMGKNIHELDKSKKQAEQEKLEAQTSLEEAEASLEHEESKILRVQLELTQVKSEVDKKIAEKDEELDQMKRNSQRIIDSIQSNLDAEVRSRNDALRVKKKMEGDLNEMEIQLSHANRQASEAQKQLRNVQVQLKDVQIQLDDILRSNEDMKEQVTMAERRSNLMQAEIEEVRAALEQTERSRKLAEQELLDAGERVQLLHSQNTSLLNSRKKLEADLSQIQGEMDDSIQTARNAEDKAKKAITDAAMMAEELKKEQDTSAHLERMKKNLETTVKDLQQRLDEAESLAMKGGKKQLQKLEARVRELENELEAEQRHSSDTVKGGRKMERKIKELTYQSEEEKKTSMRLQELVDKLQLKVKVYKRQAEEAEEQANAHMTKLRKVQHELEEAEERADIAESQVNKMKVKSRDMAKSKDSRD